In Actinoplanes octamycinicus, the genomic window ACATTGCCGGTGGCGCCGACGACCAGGATCGGTGGGGTCATCGCGCGAGGTCGAGGTAGATGACGGCCAGGCCGTCGCGGCGCGACGCCTCGGCCAGTTCCGCCAGGGTCGGCGTGCGGTCCACGTTGATCCGGATGCCCATGCGGCGGCCTGCCTTGGCGTGCCCGACCGCCTCGATCAGTTCGCGGTACACCCAGGCGACGTCGTCCGGATCCTCGACGAGTTGGGCCTGGGCCCGGCGGTGCGCTCCGAGCAGCGTGACCGACACCTCGGGGTTGCCGCGCAGATTGGCGCGCCAGCCCGAGTTGGTGAGCACCAGCAGCCGGCCGTCGCCGTTCTCGCGATAGGCCACCGGGAGCACGAATCGCCGCCCGGTCCGGCGCCCGGTGACGTGCAGGAGCAACAGATGCCGGCCGATCCGCTGGGCGCGGCCCGGAGACGAGAGCAGCCACCGCATCACCCGGTTGACGATCCGATAGGGGGCTCTCGGCGGTTGGACACGCTGGACCGCCGGGCGGGACGAGGCGTTCATGATTCCAGCTTACGCTACGGTACCGTAGCGAAACTGTGGCGGTGCCGACGGTGACGGAGCGTTGATCGACGGTCCGGCCGGGGCGTCTACGCTGACGCACATGACGGAGTCAGTCGGGGTTGCCGGCCTCGTCCGG contains:
- a CDS encoding nitroreductase/quinone reductase family protein yields the protein MNASSRPAVQRVQPPRAPYRIVNRVMRWLLSSPGRAQRIGRHLLLLHVTGRRTGRRFVLPVAYRENGDGRLLVLTNSGWRANLRGNPEVSVTLLGAHRRAQAQLVEDPDDVAWVYRELIEAVGHAKAGRRMGIRINVDRTPTLAELAEASRRDGLAVIYLDLAR